Proteins from a single region of SAR202 cluster bacterium:
- the xseB gene encoding exodeoxyribonuclease VII small subunit: MSPSKNNKTPEPQFSSFEEAFRKLEETAQALEQGSLSLSDATTLYEQGMRLAQVCNDLLTRAELKITQLKNGNSQTFVQPDEEEEA, encoded by the coding sequence ATGTCGCCATCCAAAAACAACAAGACGCCGGAGCCCCAGTTCTCCTCCTTCGAGGAAGCCTTTCGCAAGCTGGAGGAGACCGCCCAGGCCCTGGAGCAGGGCAGCCTCAGCCTCAGCGACGCCACCACCCTCTACGAGCAGGGCATGAGGCTGGCCCAGGTCTGCAACGACTTGCTGACCAGGGCCGAATTGAAAATCACCCAGCTTAAGAACGGCAACTCTCAAACCTTCGTCCAGCCCGACGAGGAGGAAGAGGCGTAG